In Oncorhynchus clarkii lewisi isolate Uvic-CL-2024 chromosome 2, UVic_Ocla_1.0, whole genome shotgun sequence, one DNA window encodes the following:
- the LOC139374214 gene encoding pyrin-like isoform X1: MSPNNKWIGRGLHASLLYLVLFVCLVRTATLDEEDIEIDDEEEEDLEYEYSIKQDRHTCGSGQTGQYPFCKDKDQVIHHYVDTRDECGETDFKRVRGEMQLMIQDRRKKMKEIVHSAKLIEKNVEREKEDTLLFLTEVTRLIQKTYVDVIEEIEKKQKAATTMAIEHILELTQEISKLQERSSELEQLSHIEDHLHLLQMFPSLCTPPATIDWSEVSIHSDPSVGSMRRAVNKLREALNSEESRLSAAELGRIKKCAVNVTLDPDTAHPYLIVSEDGKQVRIGDLRQNVTDGPERFNSVVNVLAKEGFSSGRFYYEVQVKGKTRLDLGVAIESINRKSGGTLSPGHGYLAICLRDGDRYVAAESPAILIALSQKPQKIGVYVDYEQGQVSFYDVDNRSHIYSFTDYSFNKKLYPFFSTGTDDDGENSAPLVITPVNQQLSIHFFTFEKA; encoded by the coding sequence ATGTCGCCAAACAACAAGTGGATAGGGAGGGGCCTGCATGCCAGCCTGTTGTACCTGGTTTTATTTGTGTGCCTGGTGCGCACCGCTACTCTGGACGAAGAAGATATTGAGattgatgatgaggaggaggaagacctgGAGTATGaatacagtataaaacaagacAGACACACCTGTGGAAGTGGTCAAACTGGTCAGTATCCATTCTGTAAGGACAAGGACCAGGTCATTCACCACTACGTCGACACAAGGGATGAGTGTGGAGAGACAGACTTCAAGAGAGTGCGGGGGGAAATGCAGCTGATGATCCAGGACCGACGAAAGAAGATGAAGGAGATCGTACACTCTGCAAAACTCATCGAGAAAAatgtggagagggagaaagaggacacTTTGCTGTTCCTGACTGAAGTGACACGGCTCATTCAGAAGACCTATGTAGATGTCATTGAGGAGATCGAAAAGAAGCAGAAAGCAGCAACAACCATGGCTATAGAGCACATTCTAGAGCTAACACAGGAAATCTCTAAACTACAGGAGAGAAGCTCTGAACTGGAGCAGCTCTCACACATTGAGGACCACCTTCACCTTCTCCAGATGTTCCCGTCCCTGTGTACCCCACCGGCCACCATTGACTGGTCTGAGGTCAGCATTCACAGTGATCCAAGTGTGGGGTCTATGAGGAGAGCTGTGAACAAGCTGAGAGAAGCACTCAATAGTGAAGAGAGCAGGCTGTCTGCAGCTGAGTTGGGAAGGATTAAGAAGTGTGCAGTGAATGTGACTCTGGACCCTGACACAGCACATCCGTACCTCATTGTCTCTGAAGACGGGAAACAAGTGAGAATTGGAGATCTCCGGCAAAATGTCACAGATGGCCCTGAAAGGTTTAATTCAGTCGTTAATGTCCTAGCAAAGGAGGGCTTCTCCTCAGGGAGATTCTACTATGAGGTGCAGGTGAAAGGTAAGACTAGGTTGGATTTAGGAGTGGCAATAGAGTCCATAAACAGGAAGAGTGGGGGCACCCTGAGCCCTGGCCATGGATACCTGGCTATATGTCTGAGGGATGGGGATAGGTATGTAGCTGCTGAAAGCCCTGCTATCCTCATCGCTCTTAGCCAGAAGCCCCAGAAGATAGGGGTTTATGTTGATTATGAACAAGGCCAGGTCTCCTTCTATGATGTGGATAACAGGTCtcatatctactccttcactgaTTATTCTTTCAATAAGAAACTCTATCCCTTCTTTAGCACTGGCACCGACGACGACGGTGAAAACTCAGCCCCATTAGTCATTACCCCAGTCAATCAACAACTGAGTATTCATTTCTTCACTTTTGAAAAAGCCTGA
- the LOC139374214 gene encoding pyrin-like isoform X2, translating to MSPNNKWIGRGLHASLLYLVLFVCLVRTATLDEEDIEIDDEEEEDLEYEYSIKQDRHTCGSGQTGQYPFCKDKDQVIHHYVDTRDECGETDFKRVRGEMQLMIQDRRKKMKEIVHSAKLIEKNVEREKEDTLLFLTEVTRLIQKTYVDVIEEIEKKQKAATTMAIEHILELTQEISKLQERSSELEQLSHIEDHLHLLQMFPSLCTPPATIDWSEVSIHSDPSVGSMRRAVNKLREALNSEESRLSAAELGRIKKCAVNVTLDPDTAHPYLIVSEDGKQVRIGDLRQNVTDGPERFNSVVNVLAKEGFSSGRFYYEVQVKESS from the coding sequence ATGTCGCCAAACAACAAGTGGATAGGGAGGGGCCTGCATGCCAGCCTGTTGTACCTGGTTTTATTTGTGTGCCTGGTGCGCACCGCTACTCTGGACGAAGAAGATATTGAGattgatgatgaggaggaggaagacctgGAGTATGaatacagtataaaacaagacAGACACACCTGTGGAAGTGGTCAAACTGGTCAGTATCCATTCTGTAAGGACAAGGACCAGGTCATTCACCACTACGTCGACACAAGGGATGAGTGTGGAGAGACAGACTTCAAGAGAGTGCGGGGGGAAATGCAGCTGATGATCCAGGACCGACGAAAGAAGATGAAGGAGATCGTACACTCTGCAAAACTCATCGAGAAAAatgtggagagggagaaagaggacacTTTGCTGTTCCTGACTGAAGTGACACGGCTCATTCAGAAGACCTATGTAGATGTCATTGAGGAGATCGAAAAGAAGCAGAAAGCAGCAACAACCATGGCTATAGAGCACATTCTAGAGCTAACACAGGAAATCTCTAAACTACAGGAGAGAAGCTCTGAACTGGAGCAGCTCTCACACATTGAGGACCACCTTCACCTTCTCCAGATGTTCCCGTCCCTGTGTACCCCACCGGCCACCATTGACTGGTCTGAGGTCAGCATTCACAGTGATCCAAGTGTGGGGTCTATGAGGAGAGCTGTGAACAAGCTGAGAGAAGCACTCAATAGTGAAGAGAGCAGGCTGTCTGCAGCTGAGTTGGGAAGGATTAAGAAGTGTGCAGTGAATGTGACTCTGGACCCTGACACAGCACATCCGTACCTCATTGTCTCTGAAGACGGGAAACAAGTGAGAATTGGAGATCTCCGGCAAAATGTCACAGATGGCCCTGAAAGGTTTAATTCAGTCGTTAATGTCCTAGCAAAGGAGGGCTTCTCCTCAGGGAGATTCTACTATGAGGTGCAGGTGAAAG